One segment of Bradyrhizobium sp. WD16 DNA contains the following:
- a CDS encoding ABC transporter permease, giving the protein MTASAPSITALDAAPLRRSPLARFGRRAARHPGFMAGAVVLAAILVLALAAPLFTSHDPYAQDLAKRLIPPIWQAKGNWDHWLGTDKLGRDYFSRLLYGARISLLIGIATVMVSGVIGTALGVAAGFFGGRVDMMISYIINVRLALPVVLVALATAALVGSSLGTVIIVLGLLLWDRFAVVARSATLQVVHADYVAAARAIGCSTQRIVFSEVLPNVQNALIVVATLEMAHAILLEAALSFLGLGVQPPLPSWGLMISEGKQFMFFSPWVIAIPGVALALLVLAINLLGDGLRDVTAPENRS; this is encoded by the coding sequence ATGACCGCATCGGCCCCTTCCATCACCGCGCTCGATGCGGCGCCGCTGCGTCGCTCGCCGCTCGCACGTTTCGGCAGGCGCGCGGCGCGTCATCCCGGCTTCATGGCTGGAGCGGTGGTGCTCGCCGCGATCCTGGTGCTCGCCCTCGCCGCACCGCTGTTCACCAGCCATGATCCGTACGCCCAGGATCTCGCCAAGCGCCTGATCCCGCCGATCTGGCAGGCCAAGGGCAATTGGGACCATTGGCTCGGCACCGACAAGCTCGGTCGCGACTATTTCAGCCGGCTGCTCTACGGGGCGCGGATCTCGCTTCTGATCGGTATCGCCACCGTAATGGTCTCCGGCGTCATCGGCACCGCGCTCGGCGTCGCCGCCGGCTTCTTCGGCGGCCGCGTCGACATGATGATCAGCTATATCATCAATGTCCGCCTCGCCCTTCCCGTCGTGCTGGTGGCGCTTGCCACCGCGGCGCTGGTGGGCAGCTCGCTGGGCACGGTGATCATCGTTCTCGGCCTGCTGCTGTGGGACCGCTTCGCGGTGGTGGCGAGATCGGCGACGCTGCAGGTCGTCCATGCCGACTATGTCGCCGCAGCGCGCGCCATCGGCTGCTCGACGCAGCGTATCGTCTTCTCCGAAGTTCTGCCGAACGTGCAGAATGCGCTGATCGTCGTCGCTACGCTGGAGATGGCCCATGCCATCCTGCTCGAGGCGGCGTTGTCCTTTCTCGGCCTCGGAGTCCAGCCGCCCCTGCCTTCGTGGGGGCTGATGATCTCGGAAGGCAAGCAATTCATGTTCTTCAGCCCGTGGGTGATCGCGATCCCCGGTGTGGCGCTGGCGCTGCTGGTGCTGGCCATCAACCTGCTCGGCGACGGTTTGCGCGACGTCACCGCGCCCGAGAACAGGAGCTGA
- a CDS encoding MATE family efflux transporter, with translation MTKPQPLWRSFLVFLVPMFLSNVLQALFGTLNNIYLGQMIGVNALAAVSVFFPIMFFFIAFIMGLSSGATVLIGQAYGAKDLVKVKTVAGVALTLALIGGSMIAVATPFARAMMVALATPADILDDATLYAQIMMVTMPATFVFVLATSISRGVSDTMSPLLALVLSTVIGLALTPALIAGWFGLPQFGVASAAVAALVSSVATLIALGFYLRARRHPLAPDAELLRHMRVDPQVARMVMRLGLPAAVQIAAMALAELVLLGLVNGFGSDATAAYGAVNQVMSYVQFPAISIAITASIFAAQAIGRGDLDRLSHITRTGLALNLVLTGGLAALAYALSRLIIEMFITSAPVIELAQQLLHMVLWSMVVFGMSGVFTAIMRASGTVFMPMALSICAIFAIEVPTAQILSRTIGVEGVWIAYPVTFCATFLLQAGFYLLVWRKRPIVRMV, from the coding sequence GTGACCAAGCCTCAACCGCTGTGGCGGTCTTTTCTCGTCTTTCTCGTGCCGATGTTTCTGAGCAACGTGCTGCAAGCGCTGTTCGGCACACTCAACAACATCTATCTCGGCCAGATGATCGGTGTGAACGCGCTCGCCGCGGTGTCGGTGTTCTTTCCGATCATGTTCTTCTTCATCGCCTTCATCATGGGGCTGAGCTCAGGCGCGACCGTGCTGATCGGCCAGGCCTATGGCGCCAAGGATCTCGTCAAGGTCAAGACCGTGGCCGGGGTCGCGTTGACGCTGGCACTGATCGGCGGCTCCATGATTGCCGTCGCGACGCCATTCGCGCGCGCCATGATGGTGGCGCTGGCGACCCCGGCCGACATTCTCGACGACGCCACCCTCTATGCCCAGATCATGATGGTGACGATGCCGGCGACTTTCGTCTTCGTCCTCGCCACCTCGATCAGTCGTGGCGTCAGCGACACCATGAGCCCGCTGCTGGCCCTTGTGCTCTCGACCGTGATCGGACTGGCGCTGACGCCGGCGCTGATCGCCGGCTGGTTCGGCCTGCCGCAATTCGGGGTCGCCAGCGCTGCCGTCGCCGCTCTGGTGTCCTCGGTGGCCACGCTGATTGCGCTCGGCTTCTATCTGCGCGCCCGCCGTCACCCACTGGCGCCGGACGCAGAGCTGCTGCGCCACATGCGGGTCGACCCGCAGGTGGCGCGCATGGTGATGCGGCTTGGTCTTCCCGCGGCGGTGCAGATCGCAGCCATGGCGCTGGCCGAACTGGTCCTGCTCGGGCTCGTCAACGGCTTCGGCTCGGATGCGACCGCGGCCTATGGCGCGGTCAACCAGGTCATGAGCTATGTCCAGTTTCCGGCGATCTCGATCGCCATCACAGCGTCGATCTTCGCCGCCCAGGCGATCGGCCGCGGCGATCTCGACCGCCTCTCCCACATCACCCGTACCGGGCTCGCCCTCAATCTGGTGCTGACCGGCGGTCTGGCCGCGCTCGCCTATGCGCTGTCGCGGCTGATCATCGAGATGTTCATCACCTCCGCGCCAGTGATCGAGCTTGCCCAGCAGCTTCTGCACATGGTGCTGTGGAGCATGGTCGTGTTCGGCATGTCCGGGGTGTTCACGGCCATCATGCGCGCCAGCGGCACCGTCTTCATGCCGATGGCGCTGTCGATCTGCGCGATCTTCGCCATCGAGGTGCCGACGGCGCAGATCCTGAGCCGCACGATCGGTGTCGAGGGCGTGTGGATCGCCTATCCGGTCACCTTCTGCGCCACCTTCCTGCTGCAGGCCGGCTTCTATCTGCTGGTCTGGCGGAAGCGGCCGATCGTGCGAATGGTGTGA
- a CDS encoding ABC transporter ATP-binding protein, translating to MSVPVLELRNVTRTFSASQGLFRKNATLTAVDRVSLSVARGEIHALVGESGSGKSTIAKMLLGLTPPSAGEILIDGVPIAMTDRREVAQRIQPVFQDPYSSLNPRKSVAELIALPLLAHRIGTTKDRQAKVAEMLDAVGLPRRVIDAYPNQLSGGQRQRVAIARALIMRPDVLICDEPTSALDVSVQAQILNLLIELKREFRLTYFFISHNLAVVEHLADRVAVMYLGRIVEERSRSGLFAAPSHPYTTALLDCVLTPDPSLGMPEMSITGAFPNPIAPPRGCTFHPRCPRAMDRCRNEAPAAAPLADGFSACHLDHMNQSRVSP from the coding sequence ATGAGCGTCCCGGTTCTCGAACTGCGCAACGTCACGCGGACCTTCTCGGCCTCCCAGGGCCTATTCCGCAAGAACGCGACACTGACGGCCGTCGACCGCGTGTCCTTGAGCGTCGCACGCGGCGAGATCCACGCTCTTGTCGGCGAAAGCGGATCGGGCAAATCGACCATCGCCAAGATGCTGCTCGGCCTCACCCCGCCGAGCGCCGGCGAGATCCTGATCGATGGCGTGCCGATCGCCATGACCGACCGGCGCGAAGTGGCGCAGCGCATCCAGCCGGTGTTCCAGGATCCCTATTCCTCGCTCAATCCGCGCAAATCGGTGGCCGAGCTGATCGCGCTGCCGCTGCTCGCCCACCGGATCGGCACGACGAAAGACCGGCAGGCGAAGGTCGCCGAGATGCTGGATGCGGTCGGCCTGCCGCGTCGCGTCATCGATGCCTATCCGAACCAGCTCTCCGGTGGCCAGCGCCAGCGCGTGGCGATCGCCCGCGCCCTCATCATGCGCCCGGACGTGCTGATCTGCGACGAACCGACCTCGGCGCTGGACGTCTCGGTGCAAGCGCAGATCCTCAATCTGCTGATCGAATTGAAGCGCGAATTCCGCCTGACCTATTTCTTCATCAGCCATAATCTGGCTGTGGTCGAGCATCTCGCCGATCGCGTCGCCGTGATGTATCTCGGCCGTATCGTCGAGGAACGCAGCCGGTCCGGCCTGTTCGCGGCGCCGAGCCATCCCTACACGACGGCGCTGCTCGATTGCGTGCTTACCCCCGATCCCTCCCTCGGCATGCCCGAAATGTCGATCACCGGCGCATTCCCCAATCCGATCGCCCCACCGCGGGGCTGCACCTTTCATCCGCGCTGCCCGCGCGCCATGGACCGTTGCCGCAATGAGGCGCCCGCTGCCGCGCCGCTCGCCGACGGCTTTTCCGCCTGTCACCTCGATCACATGAACCAAAGCCGAGTGTCCCCATGA
- a CDS encoding M20 family metallopeptidase, translated as MTSVRPPHPPSRDGAIARAAAHFASGAFLKDLDRRVALRTESQITERDRELRGYLTDEMVPTLAALGFASSIVDNPVAGRGPFLIAERREGDNLPTALIYGHGDVVRGHEGQWRDGLSPWTITVDGERWYGRGTADNKGQHSINIAALAQVMAERGGSLGFNAKILIEMGEEAGSPGLRKIAEIHREALAADVLIASDGPRLSAERPTIFLGSRGALNIDLSVALRVGAHHSGNWGGLLANPGTILANAIASLVDRRGCILLDALRPKEIPTAVKQALADVKVGGGPNDPQIDRDWGEPGLTPEERVFGWNTLEVLAFETGNPSAPVNAVPPSAKATLQLRFVVGTDPVAALEAIRAHFARNDFAQVEVSASRNEVFAATRLDPTDPWVGWALASLAKTSGKKPALLPNLGGSIPNDVFAEVLGLPTIWVPHSYPACSQHAPDEHLLGPVAEEGLRIMAGLFWDLGEADRMIVKPPQETRRR; from the coding sequence ATGACGAGCGTCCGCCCCCCCCACCCGCCCTCGCGCGATGGCGCCATCGCCCGCGCTGCCGCGCACTTCGCCTCCGGCGCCTTCCTCAAGGACCTCGATCGCCGCGTTGCCCTGCGAACTGAAAGCCAGATCACTGAACGCGACCGCGAATTGCGCGGCTACCTCACCGACGAAATGGTACCGACACTGGCGGCTCTCGGCTTTGCCTCCAGCATCGTCGACAACCCGGTGGCCGGGCGCGGCCCCTTCCTGATCGCCGAACGGCGCGAGGGCGACAATCTGCCGACGGCGCTGATCTACGGCCACGGCGACGTGGTGCGTGGCCACGAGGGCCAATGGCGCGACGGCCTTTCACCCTGGACCATCACCGTCGACGGCGAGCGCTGGTACGGGCGCGGCACCGCCGACAACAAGGGCCAGCACTCGATCAACATCGCCGCCCTGGCGCAGGTCATGGCCGAGCGCGGCGGCTCGCTCGGCTTCAATGCGAAGATCCTGATCGAAATGGGTGAGGAGGCGGGCTCGCCGGGCCTGCGCAAAATCGCGGAAATCCATCGCGAGGCTCTCGCCGCCGATGTGCTGATCGCGTCCGATGGGCCGCGGCTCAGCGCCGAGCGGCCGACGATCTTTCTCGGCTCGCGCGGCGCGCTCAACATCGACCTCAGCGTCGCGCTGCGCGTAGGCGCACATCATTCGGGGAACTGGGGCGGCCTGCTTGCCAATCCGGGCACGATCCTCGCCAATGCCATCGCTTCGCTGGTCGATCGCCGCGGGTGCATCCTGCTGGACGCCCTGCGGCCGAAAGAGATTCCGACCGCGGTGAAGCAGGCGCTTGCCGACGTCAAGGTCGGCGGCGGGCCGAACGATCCGCAGATCGATCGCGACTGGGGCGAGCCCGGCCTGACCCCGGAGGAACGGGTGTTCGGCTGGAATACGCTCGAAGTGCTCGCCTTCGAGACCGGCAATCCCTCGGCGCCGGTCAATGCCGTGCCGCCAAGTGCCAAGGCGACGCTGCAGCTGCGCTTCGTCGTCGGCACCGATCCAGTGGCCGCGCTCGAAGCGATCCGCGCTCACTTCGCCCGCAACGACTTCGCGCAGGTCGAGGTTTCGGCGAGCCGCAACGAGGTATTCGCTGCGACGCGGCTCGACCCCACCGATCCATGGGTCGGCTGGGCTCTCGCCTCGCTGGCGAAGACCAGCGGCAAGAAGCCGGCCTTGCTGCCCAATCTCGGCGGCTCTATTCCCAACGACGTCTTCGCCGAAGTGCTGGGATTGCCGACGATCTGGGTGCCGCATTCCTATCCGGCCTGTTCGCAGCACGCACCGGATGAGCATCTGCTCGGTCCGGTCGCCGAGGAAGGGCTGCGCATCATGGCGGGCCTGTTCTGGGATCTCGGCGAAGCCGACCGCATGATCGTGAAACCACCTCAGGAGACCCGCCGCCGATGA
- a CDS encoding glutathione S-transferase family protein: protein MLTVHHLNNSRSQRVLWLLEELGVPYEIVRYQRQANLLAPPELKRIHPLGKSPVITDRGHTIAESGAILTYLVETCGEGRLIPAAGSPDRLRYTYFLHYAEGSAMFPLLQKLIFSLLPKRAPLVTRPVVTMISRQVLRTMITPQLKQHMAFWEGELSRSQWFAGDEFTAADIQMSFPLEAAEARAGLAEGHPHCMDFLKRIHARPAYQRALERGGPYTIGR from the coding sequence ATGCTGACCGTGCACCATCTCAACAATTCCCGTTCTCAGCGCGTGCTCTGGCTGCTCGAAGAGCTCGGGGTTCCCTATGAGATCGTTCGCTATCAGCGGCAGGCCAACCTGCTGGCGCCGCCCGAGCTCAAGCGCATTCATCCGCTCGGCAAATCGCCGGTCATCACCGACCGTGGCCACACCATCGCCGAATCGGGCGCGATCCTGACCTATCTGGTCGAGACCTGCGGGGAAGGGCGCTTGATCCCCGCAGCCGGTTCGCCGGACCGGCTGCGCTACACCTACTTTCTGCACTATGCCGAAGGCTCGGCGATGTTTCCGCTGCTGCAGAAGCTGATCTTCTCGTTGCTGCCCAAGCGTGCGCCCCTGGTCACGCGGCCCGTGGTGACCATGATCTCACGCCAGGTGCTGCGAACAATGATCACGCCGCAGCTCAAGCAGCACATGGCGTTTTGGGAAGGCGAACTGTCCAGGTCGCAATGGTTCGCTGGCGACGAATTCACCGCTGCCGACATCCAGATGAGCTTTCCGCTGGAAGCGGCGGAGGCGCGTGCCGGCCTCGCCGAGGGTCACCCGCACTGCATGGATTTCCTCAAGCGGATCCATGCCAGACCGGCCTATCAACGGGCGCTCGAGAGAGGTGGCCCCTATACGATCGGCCGCTGA
- a CDS encoding LysR family transcriptional regulator has protein sequence MMWEASDSMGGAGLRYFLEVVRSGSIAEASSRLNVAASAISRQIAKIEGELGVELFERRARGMVPSAAGELLANHARRALLEEEAVVTELRRLRGLTTGVVRIAATEGFGLNLVPAAIHRFRETRPGIRFELKIAAPAAVTRMVRDGETDVGATFSLAPEPGVKVAGEGRAPILAVVAPDHPFAARLALSLPELASEPLALPEKDTTARQLFDIASGLAGVAVEPALVSNYVGALWAFAEHGGGIAIASGFTVHSLGKGKLASVPIAGPGVDQRRYVVETMLGRRLPEAVESFIELLLELIVEAGGERSTA, from the coding sequence ATGATGTGGGAGGCGAGCGACAGTATGGGGGGCGCGGGACTGCGCTACTTCCTCGAGGTGGTGCGCAGCGGCTCGATCGCCGAGGCGTCGAGCCGCCTCAATGTCGCCGCCTCCGCCATCAGCCGGCAGATTGCCAAGATCGAAGGCGAACTGGGTGTCGAGCTGTTCGAGCGTCGTGCCCGCGGCATGGTGCCGAGCGCTGCTGGCGAATTGCTGGCCAATCACGCCCGCCGCGCCCTGCTCGAAGAGGAGGCCGTGGTCACCGAGCTGCGGCGCCTGCGCGGGCTCACCACCGGCGTCGTGCGCATCGCGGCGACCGAGGGCTTCGGACTTAATCTTGTGCCGGCGGCGATCCATCGCTTCCGCGAGACCCGTCCCGGCATTCGTTTCGAGCTGAAGATCGCCGCGCCCGCGGCGGTGACGCGCATGGTGCGCGACGGCGAGACCGATGTTGGCGCCACCTTCTCCCTCGCGCCGGAGCCGGGCGTGAAGGTGGCCGGCGAAGGCCGCGCCCCGATTCTCGCGGTCGTGGCGCCGGATCATCCCTTCGCAGCGCGCCTTGCACTGTCATTGCCCGAACTTGCTTCCGAGCCGCTCGCATTGCCGGAGAAGGATACCACCGCGCGGCAATTGTTCGACATCGCCAGCGGCCTCGCCGGCGTCGCCGTCGAGCCGGCCCTGGTGTCGAATTACGTCGGCGCGCTTTGGGCCTTCGCCGAGCACGGCGGCGGCATCGCCATTGCTTCCGGCTTCACTGTCCACTCCCTGGGAAAAGGCAAGCTTGCCTCGGTGCCGATCGCCGGACCGGGCGTCGATCAGCGCCGCTATGTGGTCGAGACCATGCTCGGCCGTCGCCTGCCGGAAGCGGTGGAGAGCTTTATCGAACTCCTGCTCGAGCTTATCGTCGAAGCGGGCGGCGAGCGGTCCACGGCCTGA
- a CDS encoding ABC transporter substrate-binding protein, translated as MAVIRGGKSILLAAAVALGLPSVAQAGKANDTLVYASDSELENISPYHNSVREGVIIARHVWETLIYRNPTTGAYEPYLATSWNWADPLTLDLDLRRGVTFHDGSPFTADDVVFTFNYVLTPEAKVVTKQNVNWMQSAEKLDDYKVRIHLKGPFPAALEYLSGPTPIFPAGYFKKVGLDGFAKAPIGTGPYRIVAVESGTGVKLEKSKTYWKGSPIGEVAIGKVEFRVIPDAETRMAELMTGGVDWIWRVPADQAKQLETVPNITVLSAETMRVGFLQFDAVGRTNPNTPLKNAKVRQAIAYAIDRDAMVKSLVRGGARVMHSACFIDQAGCTDQGVPRYAYDPAKAKALLAEAGYANGFDIEIYAYRERDYAEAVIGYLQAVGIRARLNFQKFAAVREQSRAGKVPIFFQTWGSFSINDASAFTGVWFKGDDDDMSRDGEVKKLLDTADTTIDLDARKKTYAEALAMIADRSYLLPLFSYPTNYAFTADLAFTAQPDEMPRFYAARWR; from the coding sequence ATGGCGGTAATACGAGGTGGGAAGTCGATCCTGTTGGCAGCGGCCGTAGCACTGGGCCTGCCGTCCGTCGCCCAGGCGGGAAAGGCCAATGACACCCTGGTCTATGCCTCGGATAGCGAACTGGAGAACATCAGCCCCTATCACAACAGTGTCCGCGAGGGTGTGATCATTGCCCGGCATGTCTGGGAGACCCTGATCTACCGCAACCCGACGACCGGCGCCTATGAGCCCTATCTGGCGACATCGTGGAACTGGGCCGATCCGCTCACCCTCGATCTCGACCTGCGCCGGGGCGTCACCTTTCACGACGGCTCGCCGTTCACCGCCGACGATGTCGTCTTCACCTTCAATTACGTTCTCACCCCCGAAGCGAAGGTGGTGACCAAGCAGAACGTCAACTGGATGCAGAGCGCCGAGAAGCTCGACGACTACAAGGTCCGCATCCATCTCAAGGGACCGTTCCCGGCGGCGCTTGAATATCTCTCCGGACCGACCCCGATCTTTCCGGCCGGCTATTTCAAGAAAGTCGGCCTCGACGGCTTTGCCAAGGCGCCGATCGGTACTGGTCCCTACCGCATCGTCGCGGTGGAGAGCGGCACGGGCGTCAAGCTCGAGAAGTCCAAGACCTACTGGAAGGGCAGCCCGATCGGAGAGGTCGCCATCGGCAAGGTCGAATTCCGCGTCATTCCCGACGCCGAGACCCGCATGGCCGAACTCATGACCGGCGGCGTCGACTGGATCTGGCGCGTGCCGGCCGATCAGGCCAAGCAGCTCGAAACGGTGCCGAACATCACGGTGCTGTCCGCCGAAACCATGCGTGTCGGCTTCCTGCAGTTCGACGCGGTCGGGCGCACCAATCCGAACACGCCGCTCAAGAACGCCAAGGTCCGCCAGGCGATCGCCTATGCGATCGACCGCGACGCGATGGTCAAGAGCCTGGTGCGTGGCGGCGCGCGAGTGATGCATTCCGCCTGCTTCATCGATCAGGCCGGCTGCACCGACCAGGGCGTGCCGCGCTATGCCTACGATCCAGCCAAGGCGAAGGCCCTCTTGGCCGAGGCCGGCTATGCCAACGGCTTCGACATCGAGATTTACGCTTATCGCGAGCGCGACTACGCCGAGGCTGTGATCGGCTATCTGCAGGCGGTCGGCATCCGGGCCCGGCTCAACTTCCAAAAATTTGCCGCGGTGCGCGAGCAGAGCCGCGCCGGCAAGGTGCCGATCTTCTTCCAGACCTGGGGCTCCTTCTCCATCAACGATGCTTCCGCCTTCACCGGCGTGTGGTTCAAGGGCGACGACGACGACATGAGCCGCGACGGCGAGGTCAAGAAGCTGCTCGACACCGCCGACACCACCATCGATCTCGACGCCCGCAAGAAGACCTATGCCGAAGCGCTGGCGATGATCGCGGACAGATCCTACCTGCTGCCGCTGTTCTCCTATCCGACCAACTACGCCTTCACCGCCGACCTCGCTTTCACCGCCCAGCCGGACGAGATGCCGAGGTTCTACGCCGCCCGTTGGAGGTAA
- a CDS encoding ABC transporter permease, whose amino-acid sequence MLVFLLRRLVVALSVALTVSAVAFLLLHLSGDLAMAIAGPEASPGQVAQIRVQYGLDKPLPTQFLDWLVGALHFDFGRSFYFRDSVASLVVQRMPVTLILGAISLTVALLIAIPLGVVAAVHRGGWIDRAALVFCVLGQAIPTFWLGLSLIIVFAVNLRWLPVSGSSSWAHYVLPSIALGWYAVPAVMRLTRNGMLDVLASDYIRTARAKGLRWPSVLFKHALRNAVVPVVALAAVQFGFMLGGSIVVEAVFSMHGLGHLAWEAIGRKDFPVVQAIVLLLAGIYIGLTLLADLLNAWLDPRIRVA is encoded by the coding sequence ATGCTCGTATTCCTCCTGCGTCGGCTGGTGGTGGCGCTATCGGTGGCGCTGACCGTCTCGGCCGTCGCTTTCCTGCTGCTTCATCTCTCCGGTGACCTCGCCATGGCGATCGCGGGCCCCGAGGCCTCGCCCGGGCAGGTCGCGCAGATCCGCGTCCAGTACGGGCTCGACAAGCCGCTTCCGACCCAGTTTCTCGACTGGCTCGTCGGTGCGCTGCACTTCGATTTCGGCCGCTCATTCTATTTTCGCGATAGCGTGGCCTCGCTCGTCGTCCAACGCATGCCGGTAACGCTCATTCTCGGCGCGATCTCGCTTACGGTCGCGCTCCTGATCGCAATTCCGCTCGGCGTCGTCGCCGCGGTCCATCGCGGCGGCTGGATCGATCGCGCGGCCCTCGTCTTCTGCGTGCTCGGCCAGGCCATTCCGACCTTCTGGCTCGGACTGAGCCTGATCATCGTGTTCGCGGTGAACCTGCGCTGGCTGCCGGTCTCCGGCAGCTCGAGCTGGGCGCATTACGTGCTGCCGTCGATCGCGCTCGGCTGGTACGCCGTGCCAGCGGTGATGCGCCTGACCCGCAACGGCATGCTCGACGTGCTCGCCTCGGACTACATCCGCACCGCCCGCGCCAAGGGTCTGCGCTGGCCGTCGGTGCTGTTCAAGCACGCGCTTCGCAATGCGGTGGTGCCCGTGGTCGCGCTGGCGGCGGTGCAGTTCGGTTTCATGCTCGGCGGCTCGATCGTGGTCGAGGCCGTCTTCTCGATGCACGGGCTCGGACATCTCGCCTGGGAAGCGATCGGCCGCAAGGATTTCCCGGTGGTCCAGGCCATCGTGCTGTTGCTCGCCGGAATCTATATCGGCCTGACCTTGCTTGCCGATCTTCTCAATGCCTGGCTGGACCCGAGGATCCGCGTCGCATGA
- a CDS encoding ABC transporter ATP-binding protein codes for MALLEVDHLTVDIPTEAGVLHAVGGISFALERGETLAIVGESGSGKSLTSLALMDLLPSSAVRRATALRFDGIDLLAAPQRQKEDLRGNRMAMIFQEPMTSLNPAYTIGDQLTEALRRHHAISRQQARERAIHLLERVGVTAAASRLSQYPHQLSGGLRQRVMIAMGLMCEPDLMIADEPTTALDVTIQAQILRLLRDLQQEFGMALILVTHDLGVVARIATKVAVMYAGRLVETGPVDAVFGSPSHPYTRGLLRAIPVPGRTRPGEPLGTIPGQVPSLIGDVAGCAFRNRCELASPSCAGEIPERRLGGDHRMACVRDATAGRAA; via the coding sequence ATGGCCCTGCTCGAGGTCGACCATCTCACCGTCGACATTCCGACCGAGGCCGGCGTGCTGCACGCCGTCGGCGGCATTTCCTTCGCACTGGAGCGCGGCGAGACCCTCGCCATCGTCGGCGAGAGCGGTTCCGGCAAGTCGCTCACCTCGCTGGCCCTGATGGACCTCCTGCCGTCCAGCGCGGTGCGGCGAGCCACCGCGCTGCGCTTCGACGGCATCGACCTGCTCGCCGCGCCGCAGCGGCAGAAGGAGGATCTGCGCGGCAACCGCATGGCGATGATCTTCCAGGAGCCGATGACGTCGCTGAACCCCGCTTACACCATCGGCGATCAGCTCACCGAGGCGCTGCGCCGTCACCACGCCATCAGCCGGCAGCAGGCGCGGGAGCGCGCCATCCACCTGCTGGAGCGGGTCGGCGTCACCGCCGCGGCGTCGCGCCTCAGCCAGTATCCGCACCAGCTCTCCGGCGGCCTGCGTCAGCGCGTGATGATCGCCATGGGCCTGATGTGCGAGCCGGACCTGATGATCGCCGACGAGCCGACCACCGCCCTCGACGTGACAATCCAGGCGCAGATCCTGCGCCTGTTGCGTGACCTCCAGCAGGAGTTCGGCATGGCGCTGATCCTCGTCACTCACGATCTCGGCGTCGTGGCCCGGATCGCGACCAAGGTGGCGGTAATGTATGCGGGGCGACTGGTGGAGACCGGGCCGGTGGACGCCGTGTTCGGCTCGCCCAGCCACCCTTATACGCGCGGCCTGTTGCGCGCCATCCCGGTGCCCGGCCGGACGCGCCCCGGCGAACCGCTCGGCACCATCCCCGGCCAGGTGCCGAGCTTGATCGGCGACGTCGCCGGCTGCGCCTTCCGCAACCGCTGCGAACTGGCGAGCCCGTCCTGTGCCGGCGAAATCCCGGAACGCCGGCTCGGCGGCGATCACCGCATGGCCTGCGTTCGCGATGCTACCGCCGGAAGGGCCGCATGA